One Arachis hypogaea cultivar Tifrunner chromosome 2, arahy.Tifrunner.gnm2.J5K5, whole genome shotgun sequence genomic window, ttcctcttcctctttttcgtttttttcgattttcatggtttctgaaattcttcttcttgttgttgcacgttcttcttcctcttactcttcttcttctccttttctttcgtttctgcacgttcttcttcctcgttttcttcttcttcttcttcttcttcatttacgtcttttctctctgttttctcgttttttttttttcaatttttcatggtaaaatcgtttttgaagaagaaaaagcagaagatgaggaggagaaagagaaagagttctgaattatgcataagatgtacttcaacgaattttgggtgtattttcttaaatcttttgggtgtatttttctgtaacCCTTTGGGTGTATTCTATAATCGTTTTGGTGAAttcttgtaaccgtttgggtgtattttctgtaatcatttgggtgtatttctgtaatcatttgggtgtatttgagtgatatcttactgatatctatgggtgtatcttactgatatttatgggtgtattttttatttcagaaaaaatggcaggcattacagaaatacacccaaacgattacataaaatacacccaagaggttacagaaatacacccaaacggttacaggaattcacctaaacgattatagaaatacacccaaaagattacagaaaatacatccaaaggatttaagaaaatacacccaaaatcatgcataattcagaactctctctttctcctcctcatcttctgctacttcttcttcttcaaaaatgatttcagagcttgatgtcaaaaaacaatagaaatcgagaataacgaaaaaagaaaacagagagaaaagcacgtaaatgaagaagaagaacagaatGAGTAAGAAGAACgtgtagcaagaagaagaagaaggagaaagagaaggcaagaaacgtaccttgaataatatttcttcattttttctagtgattttgatgaaggaaaaagagaaaacgaaaaaaggagaagaaatttcaataaaaaaaagagagaaagagaaaaaaaagagacacagagaaaaaagaagaagaggaagaggaagcacggagaaagaaaaagaagaaaaagaggcacaaaaAAAACATGAAACGGCATGAATAAAGCGCGTGTAAATAACGTAGGAGTTGCAACACGTTTTGATAGATTAGACATTAATAAACTTGTAATAAttacaagccctaatcgcttgtatTCTGAGCTTTTCCCATAAAATACTATTCAAAAGTAATTAGTAGGAAGTGTAACTAATATTACATTACATGTTCAATTGTTTATTACATAATACATATCTACAAACACACACATCACAGTGTAACACACAAGCAGTAGCTTAGGCAAAATAAcactttcaatatatattttaactGCTTTGATATTACACAGAACAACTCAGGTACACATTTCACCTTAATAATACTACACTATAATCTAATATAACTTGCACAATCTTAACCAAACCAAACAAAACCTGATAAACACTACAATTCTAAAAccacaaaacaaaaaagaaaaacccCACACTATACATACACCAAAGTCAGTCTGCTGCATGATTAGTGCACTAGCTGATCTACCTTACTCCCATGTACTCTCTCATTTACAATTTTATCTGGCCTCAAATTTGACAACAAAGTGTCACGGCTAGTTAGAACTACTTGGAAGAATCCATCCACCTCCTTAGCAAGAAGATCTAGTCCTTGTGAAAGATTCCCTGATGCATTGCTCAACTTGTGAACATTATGTTGATATGATTCCATCTTCACTGTATCTACACTACCCTGGATTATAGGGTACAATTCCTTCACGGAGGCATCAATGGCTTCCAACTCATTCAACACAGAAAATCTGCCACTGGAAAATCTAACTCTAATTTCCTCATTTACAAAAGTCTGCAAACTTCTGAATGCTGGAGCCCAGGAATACACGTCAGCGACATCCAAGTTCAGCAACTTCTTTGGTGAGGCTGAGAAAGCTGCGGCAAACACGCTGCAAACAAACACTGTCTGCACCGTGACTCCATACATGGCTTGCATCAAGGCCTTACCCTTGGCAGAATTTTTAACCTTGGGCAGATCAAGTGATCCCACAAGATCATCCAAAACGGTAAGACATTTCTCAATTCTGGGGTTCCTAGAATTAGTAAGCTGCCTCCAGCTATCAAGTGACGAACAAGCACGAATAAAATGCTTTGGAGATGCAGACTCCAAACTATGCAGCGCACACTTAACTGAAAGATTAGATTGGTTCAGACGTGAGATCTCAGAGCTAAATGCATTGCAAATATCTAGCAACTTCACACTTATGTCCAAGTACACATCCTTCCATTTGTCGTCCCAGTCAGTCACAGGCAGCTCGAGATCTGCTATAAGGGTTAGTACATCACTATGAGTTTCACGAATCGATGCCATAGCTGATGTCATCCAAGTGAAGCTGAGGATTTCATCCTTGCTTTTGGGTGTGAGCTTTCTCAGCCGCTCAGCCAACTTTGCCTCAAACTCGTGTAATATTGTTAGTTGTTGTGGAGACAGGCGAGATCCTTTAGGTGATATCATCCGAAAAGGATTACCAAAGGGGAAAAAGGATTTGTTAGGGTGTGGATCCTGTGCACGGCTCATTTCTATGGTTTACTGCAACAAAAGAGACAGTAAAATCAAATTTGATGTAACAAGGTATGATAGCATTGAACATACTCACTTGAATTAACAAGTTATACCATAACAAATTGGGGCAAATTCCAAAGTTTCCCATTTTTAAAAAGACAGAATAATCCAAAGATACAAGGTAAATCACAAATTACTAACCAAAAAGCAGGCTGACTCAGAACAAAGaaccttaaaaattaaaatagatttttttttaatctataaaTAAAAACCCCCAAAATTTTCCATCAAAACTGTTCCTCCTTGAAAACCTTTAAATTTCCCATGACCTAGTTCAGATCCAAACCTAAAAACTACAAAGATCCAGAGAACCACAGCAAAAATCATCAACAGAACTATAAAATTCCCAAAAAAtataatcaaaaacaaaatttacCAACCACAAAAAAAGTCAAACTACATGAACCTTATCAAATCCTTTCAGATCTAGGAGCAATCAACCAACCAAACCAAAGAAAATCACCAATTATAACATCAATTCAAAAGtaagaagaaaaattaacaacCCTAATTCCAGTCATGTTCCCAAAAATGATATTTCCagttttaaaaacagaaaaatcccTTTTTAGCATGAAATGAAGAAGCAAAGAGCAAAAGACGTTACCTGGGGAGAAAAACTAAAGGAGAGTGAAAGAAGAAAACGGGTTTCggttttgaagttgggagtttttGTTGGTCTCTGTTTTTAGGGTTCAGAGTTTAGACACCGATTCTCGCTCTGTGGTAGATGAAAACGGGGTTGGTCATGATAAAGATACGATGCGGTGCTTGATTTTTTTGTCAAGTGGGGACACGTGGAGATATTCCATTGGTCTGTCATGATTTCgcgtaaatttatttatatttttttatgtcatTTTTTCAACGCGTTCATTGAGTGTGTTTAGCCAGGTTCTGGGTTGGTGGCTTGGTGCTGTTATGTGGTGTATGATGGCTTATCCTATATCCTAGAAACTTCTTAATATTTATCCCTTTCATTTTAAACCCATGATTATTATTTTGCTTTAGAGTTTAGAGTTAGACCATGATTTTTGCatgttttatttttctcatcttatTAGACTAAGCATATTTGTGTTCAAATAAAACCGAACCAAATTTGACTCAAATTGACTAGGTCCAAGTGTTATTTTTTTGGTTAGACCGGGCCATGAACATGATCTATGTCCTAACTATCATCTTGGGCCATACCATAGTTTTTGTCCAAGTTCATAAAGTATTTTGGACTTTCTTGGACTTCTGGTATCACTTGATGGATTAGGCCCATCTCGCCTAATTACTATTCTTCCGGTATTTATCGTTAGAATATAAAAAGATTCCGAatccataataaaataaaaaagataaaagattgattttgttttgttttgcatGAGATAAAATCagttttgaaaattaagtttaaattaatttatttgatttgCTGAAAATACGTTTAAATCGAAAAAAATAAGCTTTCAATATTGTTTATGCTAACTTTATAATAGTTTGTTAGGTGAGCTAGATGAGataaaatcagttttaaaatttaaatttgaatcaaatattgtaatttgattaaattttcaattGGATTAGATTGAATTTTAACATGATTAAAAATAAACTCTCAAAAATTCTTTACAAAATTAACTAGAAATTGAGTATTCTGGGTTTATTTATGTAGAAATTCAGTAATTAAAGTAGTGAGCAAGCAAAACTACAATGGCTTGGGGTAATATTAAGCTGCATCCACttgtcctttttctttattttctcttgttttgaaaatttgatttttgttcttgttcttattCATGTACTTTACAGAAAATCAACCTCAGAATTGGTCACTAAATGCTGTATATGAAACCACAAAGATTTTATCGTTCACTGCAAAAGCACAAAGCTTCTACAAGCTTGTGTTGCTTCCAAGAGTGAGAGATTATATCAGCAAAAATCAAGAGTtgcattatcttttatttcaatcACTTGGAAGGGCATCACTTGTACCTCAAGCATTCTTCGATGGAATTGTGTTTCCACTCTGTGAGGTACATATAGAATTTAATTCTTAAATGGTGACTACTTTATAAATCGTTAGATAATTCAGTCAAAATAAGTTCAGCTGAACATGTTAAGGGTGTGTTTGAATTTGTGTTGGAGAAAAGAGAAATGCGTTTCATGTTTGACAACGTTTTTATCCTCTAAACACAGAAGTGATTTATATTTTCAAACCCACGTTTACCAAAAGCTATAAATTCTAGTTTTTCCGTTTAGCTTTTTCACGTTGGATTGAAATTTATGTTCTATATACCAATTATGTCCTTCATTAttcatatgtttatttttttatataattttttttaatactctCTTATGCATATTACTGTTTTTTCTATAAAACTTCTAGgtttttttgtttatatgaattcttttactgttattttttttgtatgaaatatttttttacttttcattataattttattaatcctattagagtataaaaaatattaaaagtactaaaaaaatattaaaatttatttaaatatttaaaataaaattataagataacatagaataattatttaaatccaTGTCCTTTTCtacaattttttatctaaaagtgattttaaataatataatccaaacaatatttaatttactgtaatttttcatctaactcactttgatcaaaatcaattttataaaattaattttatataaatttttgtttacaaatgataatccaaacacacactaaatcatctaaaatttagaatatcataaatgttttcataaaaataaccAATTTCTTAAATTACAAGtccatcttttatatatatatatatatatatatatgttgatgaagaaagaaaaagaaaacaataatggGCCCTTTTTCATTAACGAGCTGCTCCCACGGAAAGTTCTCTATGGTCATAGAAAATGCCGCTTTATATTACGTGCACCACCTGTCTTTCTAGCAATAATAAGTTTAAGGAAAAGTATAAGTAACTAAAAGTTTATTagccaaaaattaaataaaactatattaatttatattaataattaattaattttaaattttttaaatttaaaatttaaaaatttttaaattgattaagtaaacctaattaaaacctataaaaaccttcctcttTTTTCTCATATTAATCTATCCACTTCTAACAAtcacaaattcgaaaaatatataaaagaacatttatttaatatgaaaaagaaacattctaatacttagtagaagaaacatccatatatattaactcgtaaaaattttgaattcatccaaagatatttgGCTGGATTTTGGCTGATATGCTTTTGGTTCTATCTTTACTCTAACTTTAAATTTAAGACCCCAAGCCAAGTTTGATACATCTTTCTTTATAACGGATTCAATTAATGCTTATCTTAATGCTGTATGATTCTTCATCatatataatttgatatatgAATGCTTCAGTGACTACGGCAGAAGTAAAAACTATATGGTTTTATCATAgagattattatttaattaaaaataaaaagtcaaatataTCTAAAGTAACCAGTACATTGCCGTagctcattatatatatataatctaagAAATTAAAAGGACTAAACAAACAAGTCATTGTTTGTGCTCTAAACAATTTATACTTGTGATATCCAGGCAGGAACTTGCACCGTCAGAGAAGCGGTATATGTTGGGTCCATTTTAGAGGGGATTTTTATTCCTCCACTTGTTCACAGGTATGTTAGCTGAAGCACTCtttgaatataaatttaataattattatatatatactaaaatctgttaaaatataattgtgtataaatatatatattattttatttgtattttatattacaatatatattttatattagtagctgattttagtgtacacttaaaataatgaataaatgtATTAATGCCAATATTGGGTTCACTCAAACTTTTCAATTTGTTTACAGCTTTGCGTTATCGAAGCTGGCAAGCATGGAACATTCTGGCACTATAaggtattttttattcttttttttttgtttattaaagtATCATATGTACAAAATTAAGAACGTgacaatatatattataatgataatgttaggaaaacaaaaaattagtcagaatttatcttatttaatatttattaattattgcaacaattaataattgTCTATTGTAAATATACATACATACTCAAAACAGGTGGCATAGCTTAAAATGCAGTTTGCTAAAATGTTATATTTGATGGGAAACTGCAgctattttatgaagattttatTGGAGAAAGAACCTGATTTGCCTGATCCTAATCCTGATCCTGCTGTTAATGCATTAATGGATCACTTTATGAGATTTCTCACTGAAACTAGACAACTTCCTTTGTTATGGCACCAATCACTTCTTGCATTTGTGCACAGGTCACTGATTCACTCTTTCTGTTCCAAgttgtaattattattcattagtGATGCACTTATTTGATATTTCTTTCTTTCAGGTACAAAAATCAGCTACAGTACCAAGATAAAGATCGTTTAATGTTCTATTGCAAAAGCATGAACCAGTGAGTGCAGGGGTCTCTGATGGACGTGTTTCCTTGACTTTCAATTTTTTCCGTCATAACTCATAATTAACTGATATTAATTTCTCGTATTGCAGTTTACGCATGAGATCATTAGAGAGCTAAACGATAACTAGTTGCGTCAGACCTTCAATGAATCTTTTGAACCTGGCATACCATAATATGAAGCTAAGATATCTGTACacaagtttattttttttatttttagatattaacagagttaagttttaattttaacaaaaataatgtacatttttttttcttctgttaatGTATTAGTGGTGATTTTGCAACTTTTTTCAAAAgaaacttatttttattatgataaaatcTTATTGAGCTGAATCTTTAACGACAAATTCTTCACTCACAGTTGCAACATATAAATGTGACAAACAAACAGAaagatttagaaattaaattaaggaATATTAATTTAAAGTTATAATCTCACCAAACAGAAATGTATTTCTCTTTATCCAGTAATCCAATAAAAGAATCATCATGAGCGCCTAACGCAGTAACCTATAGTTCTACATGATTAAATTTGGTCATGCAACATTTGAAAGCTTCCTCAACTTCCAATTCTGTATCAACTATcagaaataaaaatacaaaaatcattAGTCCCAAAGCATCACATATTTAAAACTGTAATGAGTTATTTTTTAAAGCAACCTCATAGATAAGCTAGCTATCATCAGGTGAAGGCTTGTCTATTGCCAACAGATTTTAACCTTATATCATTACTACCATAAGACCATGATTGATATGCAGATTCATGCTCCTTAGTTTTATATAATCAAAAATGCTATAGACATTGGCTGAGGTTGTTGAGAAAAAAAAGCTGAGATTGCCGTTGTCATGGTAGGCATGCAAGGCAACAacaaaacaataacaacaacaaagccttgtcctacTAGGTGGAGtcagctacatgaatcaaacgacgtcattgAGCTATATCATGTACCATgcctacagagagaccgtttacataggctgcgtttgttttcagGAACAGGACACTAAGATAAGGACACGAtaacacaaaatcgtgtttgacagatGAGACATGGATAGAGACATTGTGTACAAagacactaacaagagacacaacttatttttttattttttttattattcttgttaattttttattattatatttttgtcgaTTCATCCTTTTCAGTATATAGGAAAATTGGCTACAAATAGGGAAGAGTAGAATAGCAAGCAATCAGAGAAAGGAATGAAGAAGTTCATCCTTTAGacttattttagtttttcttttaatatattaCTAGATTTAGACCTGCGTGTTTTGTGGGAGTAATATATATATTGTCTTTTTTCTTCTAGAAAATTGATTATTTTCTTCATCAGTTTTGCACTATCATATTGTCTTATGTCTTGTATTTTTACTATGATTCCTTTCTTCGAAAAGTTCACTCAGTTTAATGTTTTTGAGAAGAAGAAAGTGGTTACAcatccaacaataataataaaaaaatcatcatGAATGTGTCACATATGCTGAAACCTTCCTCAAGTTAGGAGTACCACAGTTATTTTGGAAGATTTATCTTTCATACTGAAAAAAGGGGAGGGTATAAAATACTGAGGCCAAAAGCAATTCCAATATGAAATTTCTTATATTGTCACAATTAGCGTTTCTTTTGCTAGTAAATCATCAAAAGAGCGTTACTGATGCTGTGTTTAAACTTTAAACCACAGTATGACAGTAGCATGTCCCATGTATAGTCCAAGAAAAAatcaatatactaaaaataataataatgataataatcaaTATCTATAAGCCACATTTCTTAACTTGTTTGGGGTATGTTGctggaaaattttttttattgcacaGAACATTGAAAGATGAAAATGTATACAAATAATCTTATCTAAAGATTAAACAAACAACTCCTAAGGTGAAAAAAATATAAACTGAGAAACAAGATACTATACATGATGAAGTAGAAGTTATTTATTATTGGGAAACAGACTAACATGAATATCTTTCTGTTAACAGTCCTGCCAAGAAATTATGAGAATTGCAAAGCCTACAAAGTACAAGCATCTTTGTAATTAGTGATCGATGGTTTATGAAGATGTGAAGGTGGCTATCATGCTTGTGGATTCTGCTGGTGTCAAGCTTACTACCTCTGCTTTGAACATCATGTGAGTTCTTAAACTTTGCATCTGGTCTTACAATTGAGAAAAAGAGTGAGAAAAATATCTTATGAGAAAAGTTGAAACCTTCTCAACTTGCAATTTTCTTACTTCTTTCATGGAATTAAAAGCACTATTTAGCATTAGGCATCAATTGCCAACATTTTAAGCACCTATAAATAACTCTCTTTGCCACAAATTCATTTCATTGCATGCattatttccttttattaaaaataataattttaggcATCTTTtgtctttttatgtttttttcttctttgtattttatgtactaagaaatttgaaaattaaaactttttgtttatatatatgggagaaaaaaagagagaaaaaactcTGCAACTAAATACATAACTCTGCTTGATAAGTACTAGTAATAGTTCAAACACCATAACTAATTAACTACTAGTATTTGATGCATTTGAGAGAGAGTAGTATAGTAGTACTATTGAACCTGTGCCTATAACAATTGAAACTTTTCACAAGATGCAATTATGTTGCATCCATCAAATAAAGTAGAATCAAGCACAAAGTTAGTGTGAGCCAGCTGGGAGGACTTGAAGTGAATGTCTTTAACAAGTTTGGAGCACCACACAATCAAAAAGGGAATACAGTGAATGAAGACGAATTATTTGAAGGAGCAGCTCTTCATCACATCACATACACCATATCTTATCTACTACTTCGAAGTTCGTActacaaattaaagaaaataaaacttacATGGTATGGACTAAAATTGTTGCATTACACTGATTAATAATTCAAAAGAGTGGAGTGTCATGATTCATTAGAGACCAAAAAGTATAATACAAAGACCAAAGCAATTTCTTACCCAAACAAAGGTGCTAGACGACAAAGTATGCCTTAATAATTGAGAAAGTGAGCATTGCTTAACTTCAGCTTCATTACTTTGCCAAAATTTACCAGAAATGGCCCATTATGATAATGATAAGGTATCTGAGGagaaatacaaaacacaaaattTCCACAAAAACTGCAACTGCACATCTTTCAATCACATGTCTTGTTTTGGAAATAAAAGTTAACAACAGTTAGGATTAAAGGCAAAACTGAAAATTACGTTGCATGACACTTCCATATTGCAAAATAACAATCAAACACATAAAATTAGTAAAGAGCAAGCAAGGCAATCCCACTAACGATACCAACTTTTTATGAGGCCCCTCAGATCCCTGTTTAGTCAATTATTGTCTTTGTCTTGTTGCTAACAAATTATTGAGAACTACTTCTTCACTATAAGCTTTGATACACTAACACACAGTTCGGTTACAAAGCCTGCAAGCATTGCATTTTTCACTCTTCTCCTtcatatcttaaatttttttatcacttgTTGAGATCATATCATGGCTGCTGCACTTGTTGGTGGAGCTTTCCTCTCTGGTTTCATTAACGTTCTCTTTGACAGGTTCCTTACAACTGATGCTGTCAACTTGGTCCTGGGCAAGAAACTTGGCCCTGGCTTGGTTGAAAGGCTGAAGACTGCTCTGTTGGGTGCTGAAGCTCTTGTTGCTGATGCTGAGATGAAGCAGTTCGGTAATCCATCTGTGAGGAAGTGGCTTGATAGTCTCAGGGATGCTGTTTACTATGCTGAGGACTTGTTGGACGCTGTCTTCACGAAAGCCGCCACTCAAAAGGAGCTAAGTTCTTCCTGGTGGTCCCCTAGCTTCTTCATCAACCGAGATAGAGATGACATGGTCGACAAGATGGAAGCGGTGGTTACAAGAATTGAGGATCTTGGAAAACAAAAAGATTTCCTTGGTCTTGAAAAGATTCCCACTGGTAGCTCATCATGGAGGACTCCGTCCAGTTCTCTTGTAAGAGGGAGTGTGTATGGCAGGGAGGATGACCAGAATGCCTTATTCAAGATGCTGAATGACAACAATGAGCATCAGCTGTCTGTGTTTGCTATTGTTGGCATAGGTGGAGTTGGTAAAACAACATTAGCCCAATCGGTATACAACAAAGAGGAGGAGTTCATGAAGGGATTTGATCTGAAAGCATGGGTTTGTGTTTCAGAAAATTTTGATATTGCTGAGACTACAAAGAATGTTATAAAGGAGATCTCTCCAAATACTCGAGGTGTTGAGCACTTCAATTCACTTCACCATactttgaaagaaaaattgttgaACAAGAAATTCTTTATTGTTCTGGATGATGTTTGGAGTGATGATGGTGACAAATGGAGTAATTTTATGACCCCTTTCCAATATGGGAAGAAAGGAAGTATTGTTCTTCTGACTACTCGTGGGAAAAATGTTGCTTTAGCAGTTCAGAATTGTCGCCCTTATTTTCTGAAAGGGTTGTCAGAAGACTATTGTTGGTCAGTGTTTGCAGACAATGCATCTTTTCCAGAATCAAATGGGAGAGCAGCACTTGAAGAAATAGGTAGAAAGATTGTGAAGAAGTGTGATGGCTTGCCATTAGCTGCAGAAACACTTGGTCGCTTGTTACGTACAAAGCATGATGTTGAGGAATGGAACAAGATACTAATGAGTGATATTTGGGGATTTTCTGTGCAGAAGAGTAAGATTATCCCAGCATTACTGATAAGTTACTTCCATCTTCCTCCACATTTAAAGCGTTGTTTTGTTTATTGTGCTTTATATCCCAAGGATTATAAATTTGAGAAAGATGAATTAATCCTTTTGTGGATGGCAGAAGATCTTTTACCACCAccaaagagaggagagagtttAGAAGAAGTTGGTTGTGAGTGTTTTGATGAACTAACTTGCAGATTATTTTTCACGAAGATTAAAGACGGTGATGATTATTTTGTGATGCACGATCTCTTGCATGACTTAGCAATATTCCTTGCTGGGGATTTCTATTGCAACTCAGAAGAACTTGGTGAAGAGGAGGATATAAGGATTCAAACCCGGCATTTGTGTGTAAACTTACGTCATTGTAGCTCAAAACTTCTTAATTTGATTTCTAAAGTAGAATCTTTGAGAACATTATTATTGTTTGGCGATTTCATATCTCCCAACTGCAACATTGAAGCGGCAACTTGTGACATATTATCAAAGTGTGAATACTTGAGAGCTTTATCCTTTAGTAAACTTAATGTGGTGCATGATTCAATAGGAGAATTGATCCATCTGCGCTACTTGGATCTCTCTTGCACTAATATTAAGACATTGCCCGAGTCTTTGTGCAAGTTGTGTAATTTGCAAACATTGAAGTTGAATCATTGTTCTAAGCTAACTACGCTGCCTAGTGGTTTGCATAATCTTGTGAGTTTGCGGCATCTTGATATTAGAGGAACTTCTTTGGAAGAAATGCCCGGAAAAATGAGCAAATTGAATCAATTGCACGTTTTAAGTTTCTTTATCGTGGGCAAGCACGAAGAGAATGGAATCCAAGAGTTAGGAGGGCTTGTAAATCTTCATGGATCCTTTGAGATTAAGAAATTGGAGAATATTGTTGATGTGAATGAAGCAAAGAGCGCAAAAATGATGGATAAGAAGCACATTGAGGAATTATGCTTGGAATGGTCTCCAAGTAATGATTTGGTTTCAAGCACac contains:
- the LOC112732675 gene encoding protein BPS1, chloroplastic — translated: MSRAQDPHPNKSFFPFGNPFRMISPKGSRLSPQQLTILHEFEAKLAERLRKLTPKSKDEILSFTWMTSAMASIRETHSDVLTLIADLELPVTDWDDKWKDVYLDISVKLLDICNAFSSEISRLNQSNLSVKCALHSLESASPKHFIRACSSLDSWRQLTNSRNPRIEKCLTVLDDLVGSLDLPKVKNSAKGKALMQAMYGVTVQTVFVCSVFAAAFSASPKKLLNLDVADVYSWAPAFRSLQTFVNEEIRVRFSSGRFSVLNELEAIDASVKELYPIIQGSVDTVKMESYQHNVHKLSNASGNLSQGLDLLAKEVDGFFQVVLTSRDTLLSNLRPDKIVNERVHGSKVDQLVH
- the LOC112717883 gene encoding bystin-like — translated: MEHSGTISYFMKILLEKEPDLPDPNPDPAVNALMDHFMRFLTETRQLPLLWHQSLLAFVHRYKNQLQYQDKDRLMFYCKSMNHLRMRSLES
- the LOC112762256 gene encoding putative disease resistance RPP13-like protein 1, whose amino-acid sequence is MAAALVGGAFLSGFINVLFDRFLTTDAVNLVLGKKLGPGLVERLKTALLGAEALVADAEMKQFGNPSVRKWLDSLRDAVYYAEDLLDAVFTKAATQKELSSSWWSPSFFINRDRDDMVDKMEAVVTRIEDLGKQKDFLGLEKIPTGSSSWRTPSSSLVRGSVYGREDDQNALFKMLNDNNEHQLSVFAIVGIGGVGKTTLAQSVYNKEEEFMKGFDLKAWVCVSENFDIAETTKNVIKEISPNTRGVEHFNSLHHTLKEKLLNKKFFIVLDDVWSDDGDKWSNFMTPFQYGKKGSIVLLTTRGKNVALAVQNCRPYFLKGLSEDYCWSVFADNASFPESNGRAALEEIGRKIVKKCDGLPLAAETLGRLLRTKHDVEEWNKILMSDIWGFSVQKSKIIPALLISYFHLPPHLKRCFVYCALYPKDYKFEKDELILLWMAEDLLPPPKRGESLEEVGCECFDELTCRLFFTKIKDGDDYFVMHDLLHDLAIFLAGDFYCNSEELGEEEDIRIQTRHLCVNLRHCSSKLLNLISKVESLRTLLLFGDFISPNCNIEAATCDILSKCEYLRALSFSKLNVVHDSIGELIHLRYLDLSCTNIKTLPESLCKLCNLQTLKLNHCSKLTTLPSGLHNLVSLRHLDIRGTSLEEMPGKMSKLNQLHVLSFFIVGKHEENGIQELGGLVNLHGSFEIKKLENIVDVNEAKSAKMMDKKHIEELCLEWSPSNDLVSSTQKERDMLDNLQMHSGLKELKIKGYKGTIFPNWIGHCSYQNMTSVSLESCDNCCMLPSLGQLPSLKSLRIQRFHQLRSIGGEFYKNEGDHHSLHITPFPSLETLEFHYMACWEVWHVSESEAFPQLRMLEITNCPMLKEEMLTQVFFRIVSSLSDVSKVRKLCIYNSSIEWLPASMFLDGDTLSIRGCEYEKESALKAMISMNHLGCLQEIHISGYNSHVSFSANCFLKSLQKLKIRRCRKLEFPQQQKQNYGLVELQIEDSCDSLASLSLDAFPNLKNLEISWCRNLESVSMSKPPHAALQSLTIYKCHKLVSFAGEGLVAPNVTHLSLIECYNLKALPCDMNSLLPSLHSLQISQCGNLESISMSEAPHAALQRLIISGCSKLVSFAGEGLAAPNLTHLSITHCYKLEALPRDMNSLLPSLHSLEIFCCPNICRLPEAGLPPNLKSLEVGICEEQMRDLSWMANLEALTHLRIYGYGCKNIKSYPEVGLLPHIPSLTTLEIWCFDNLETLECNELLCLTSLQQLHISFCQKLENMEGEKLPPSLLLLQIKQCPLLEEHCKNKHQLIWPKISHIPTIKFV